One region of Aminobacterium colombiense DSM 12261 genomic DNA includes:
- a CDS encoding MBL fold metallo-hydrolase: MNVTVVVDDYCGTSKLLGEHGLSMYIETPRGSLLFDTGRGASLYPNASALEVPLGNLNGIVLSHGHFDHTWGLPEILRREGNLPVWASPFFDRQRFARKGEELEIAGSLFSKDDLNFRPVNDRTEIIDAIWAITIPLSERNPDFVPVDPDLVIKENGELKADLMEDDLSLVVRGINGYSVILGCAHAGTVNILERAALLFNTREFYSVTGGMHFRSQGRGFLLRSAKELKDKFSVQHWRPCHCTGFSAAFILGEQLSNVEWAHSGSSFEI; encoded by the coding sequence ATGAATGTTACTGTGGTCGTCGATGATTATTGCGGCACATCTAAACTGCTAGGAGAACATGGTCTCAGTATGTATATAGAAACTCCTAGGGGCTCTTTGCTTTTTGATACGGGGAGGGGGGCCTCCCTTTACCCAAACGCATCGGCCCTTGAGGTTCCTCTTGGCAATCTCAATGGAATCGTTCTTAGCCACGGTCATTTTGACCACACGTGGGGATTGCCTGAAATCTTGAGGCGTGAAGGAAATTTGCCCGTATGGGCTTCTCCATTTTTCGACCGCCAGCGATTTGCGCGGAAAGGAGAAGAACTGGAGATTGCCGGAAGCCTTTTTAGCAAAGACGACCTGAACTTTCGCCCTGTAAATGATAGAACTGAAATTATAGATGCCATATGGGCCATAACAATACCACTCTCAGAAAGAAATCCTGATTTTGTTCCAGTGGATCCCGATCTCGTAATAAAAGAGAACGGTGAGCTCAAAGCTGACCTTATGGAAGATGATCTTTCTCTTGTAGTTCGAGGTATTAATGGATATAGCGTCATTCTCGGATGCGCCCACGCTGGAACCGTGAATATCCTTGAACGGGCTGCCCTTCTTTTTAACACCCGTGAATTTTACAGTGTTACTGGGGGCATGCATTTTCGAAGTCAGGGAAGAGGATTCCTTCTTCGTTCAGCGAAGGAGCTTAAAGACAAATTTTCTGTACAGCATTGGAGACCTTGTCACTGTACCGGCTTCAGCGCTGCTTTTATCCTTGGAGAGCAGCTATCAAATGTTGAATGGGCCCATTCGGGCTCTTCTTTTGAAATATAG